The following coding sequences lie in one Rutidosis leptorrhynchoides isolate AG116_Rl617_1_P2 chromosome 4, CSIRO_AGI_Rlap_v1, whole genome shotgun sequence genomic window:
- the LOC139840764 gene encoding uncharacterized protein: protein MKAKMNTFLTTCMPTIFILLPIVFASTSQNNELTSLVSIKSSLIDSLNYLNDWNISISSSHCNWTGVSCNANGFIDKLDLSNMNLTGNISQDIQNFHHLSFLNISSNKFDSILPTSFANLTSLVTIDVSQNNFIGEFPFGFGKSANFLKTINGSSNNFEGLLPEYLANVTSLETIDFSGSFFVGTIPKSYKNLKNLKFLGLSGNNLTGPIPPEIGQLLSLEVIIIGYNEFEGSIPAEIGNLANLQYLDLAVGSLSGPIPKELGKLKNLTTVYIYQNSFEGNIPSEIGNLSSLVYLDLSDNQFSGEIPEEIGDLKSLKLLNLMCNKLEGSIPSTIGELPKLEVLELWKNSLNGSLPVNLGMNSPLQWLDVSSNSLSGEIPAGLCDSGNLTKLILFNNSFSGSLPIGLSTCSSLIRVRVQNNFISGMIPGGFGNLPELQRLELAHNNLSGKIPHDLTLSNSLSFIDVSYNHLVSSLPYNILAMPNLQTLIVSNNYLDGEIPNQFQDFPFLSVLDLSSNNISGMIPETIASCQKLVNLNLSRNELTGEIPKTVARMTMLSVLDLSNNSFVGRIPESFGSSLALETVNFAYNKLEGPVPNNGMLMTINANDLAGNDGLCGGVLKPCPQTRNGNLTRRRLRNRHVFYGFLFGVCVILIAGMAVLAGRWLYRRWFQYGFFDGWFMKSSTEWPWRLIAFQRLHFTSADIMESIKESNVIGMGGSGIVYKATTRNSSQPPVAVKKLWRSEPDFENGDDLFMEVNLLGRLRHRNIVRLLGYLHNETDVMMVYEYMPNGNLGEALHGKQSAKMLVDWVSRYNVAVGVAHGLAYLHHDCHPPVIHRDIKSNNILLDADLEARITDFGLARTMVRKNETVSMVAGSYGYIAPEYGYTLKVDEKSDIYSFGVVLLELLTGKQPLDASFGESVDIVEWVRNKMNKREMDGVLDLEIGGDCKFVQEEMLLVLRIALLCTNKLPKERPSMRDVITMLSEAKPRRKSVCDDIGAKEKPNFNNSPVIGLL, encoded by the exons ATGAAAGCTAAAATGAACACTTTCTTAACCACTTGCATGCCTACTATTTTCATTCTTCTACCAATAGTCTTTgcaagtacttcacaaaataatgaACTTACATCACTTGTATCTATCAAATCATCCTTGATTGATTCATTAAATTACTTAAATGATTGGAACATATCAATATCTTCATCACATTGCAATTGGACTGGTGTTTCATGCAATGCAAATGGCTTCATTGATAAACTTGATCTTTCAAACATGAATCTAACAGGAAACATTTCACAAGACATTCAAAACTTCCATCACCTTTCTTTCCTAAACATATCGTCCAATAAGTTCGATTCGATCCTCCCAACTTCATTCGCTAATCTCACATCACTCGTTACAATCGACGTAAGCCAAAACAACTTCATTGGTGAATTCCCATTTGGGTTTGGAAAAAGTGCAAACTTTTTAAAAACCATCAATGGATCTAGCAATAATTTTGAAGGGTTACTACCTGAGTATCTAGCGAACGTAACGTCGTTAGAAACTATCGATTTTAGTGGTAGTTTTTTTGTGGGAACAATTCCGAAAAGTTACAAAAACTTGAAAAACTTGAAGTTTCTTGGACTCTCAGGGAACAATCTCACGGGACCAATCCCGCCAGAAATCGGTCAGCTTTTGTCGTTAGAAGTTATCATAATTGGTTATAACGAATTCGAAGGTTCGATCCCAGCAGAAATTGGTAATCTTGCAAATTTACAGTATCTTGATTTGGCAGTTGGATCACTTTCAGGTCCAATTCCAAAAGAATTGGGTAAGCTTAAAAACCTTACCACAGTTTACATTTATCAGAACAGTTTTGAAGGGAATATTCCTAGCGAAATTGGGAATCTTTCATCGTTGGTTTATCTTGATCTATCGGATAACCAGTTTTCCGGTGAGATCCCGGAagaaattggtgatttaaaaagcttAAAGTTGTTGAATTTAATGTGTAATAAGCTTGAAGGCTCTATTCCAAGTACAATTGGTGAGTTACCAAAGTTAGAAGTACTTGAATTATGGAAGAATTCATTGAATGGTTCGTTACCGGTGAATCTTGGAATGAATTCTCCGTTACAATGGTTAGATGTTTCTTCGAATTCATTATCCGGTGAGATTCCGGCTGGATTGTGTGATTCAGGCAATCTTACTAAACTCATTCTTTTCAACAATTCGTTTTCGGGGTCTCTACCAATTGGGCTTTCGACTTGTTCTTCGTTGATTCGAGTTCGTGTTCAGAATAACTTCATTTCGGGTATGATTCCTGGTGGGTTTGGTAATTTACCGGAGCTACAACGTTTAGAATTGGCGCATAACAATTTAAGCGGTAAAATTCCTCATGATCTTACATTGTCGAATTCGCTTTCGTTTATTGATGTTTCGTACAATCATCTTGTTTCGAGTTTACCTTATAACATATTGGCAATGCCGAATCTTCAAACGTTAATTGTTTCAAACAACTATTTAGATGGGGAAATCCCGAACCAGTTTCAGGATTTCCCCTTTTTATCTGTGCTTGATTTATCAAGCAACAATATCTCCGGGATGATCCCAGAGACCATAGCTTCGTGTCAGAAGCTAGTAAATTTAAATCTAAGTCGCAATGAATTGACCGGAGAGATCCCGAAAACGGTAGCACGTATGACGATGCTATCTGTTTTGGATCTCTCCAATAATTCATTCGTCGGAAGGATTCCCGAAAGTTTCGGAAGCTCGCTCGCTTTAGAAACGGTGAACTTTGCATACAATAAGCTCGAAGGACCTGTCCCGAATAACGGAATGTTAATGACGATAAACGCAAACGATCTAGCTGGTAACGACGGGCTTTGTGGAGGCGTACTCAAGCCTTGTCCACAAACTCGAAATGGTAATTTAACACGAAGGAGACTTCGAAATCGACATGTGTTTTACGGGTTCCTTTTTGGGGTTTGTGTGATTTTAATCGCTGGAATGGCGGTTTTAGCCGGAAGATGGCTTTACCGGAGATGGTTCCAGTACGGTTTCTTCGATGGATGGTTCATGAAGAGTAGCACTGAATGGCCATGGAGATTAATAGCATTTCAAAGACTTCATTTCACAagtgcagatattatggagagcaTTAAGGAATCAAATGTGATTGGAATGGGAGGAAGTGGGATTGTTTACAAAGCCACAACCCGTAACTCGTCCCAACCCCCGGTTGCGGTCAAGAAACTGTGGCGGTCTGAGCCCGATTTTGAAAACGGGGATGATTTGTTTATGGAAGTAAATCTTTTGGGCCGGTTAAGGCACCGAAACATTGTGAGATTATTAGGGTACCTTCATAACGAAACGGATGTTATGATGGTTTACGAGTATATGCCTAATGGGAACTTAGGAGAAGCGTTACACGGGAAGCAATCGGCCAAAATGTTGGTTGATTGGGTCTCGAGGTACAATGTTGCGGTTGGTGTTGCTCATGGGCTGGCTTATCTTCATCATGATTGTCACCCGCCTGTTATTCATCGTGATATTAAATCGAATAATATCCTGCTCGATGCTGATCTCGAAGCAAGGATTACAGATTTCGGATTGGCGAGGACAATGGTTAGAAAGAATGAAACTGTCTCAATGGTTGCTGGATCATATGGATACATTGCCCCTG AATACGGTTATACATTGAAGGTTGATGAGAAAAGTGACATATATAGTTTCGGGGTGGTTCTCTTAGAGTTGTTAACAGGGAAACAACCGTTGGATGCATCATTTGGCGAGTCAGTTGATATTGTCGAATGGGTTCGAAATAAGATGAACAAAAGAGAAATGGATGGTGTATTAGATTTAGAAATAGGAGGGGATTGCAAATTTGTGCAAGAAGAGATGCTTTTAGTGCTAAGAATTGCACTTTTATGCACAAACAAGCTACCAAAAGAAAGGCCTTCAATGAGGGATGTAATCACAATGCTTAGTGAGGCAAAACCAAGAAGGAAAAGTGTTTGTGATGATATTGGTGCTAAAGAGAAGCCCAATTTCAATAACTCACCTGTTATAGGCCTTTTGTAG